The DNA window TAGTTCACATAGGACATTTGATCATAACACGATTAAACAATCAAATGCTGAAACATATCTATAGTTTAAAATGTATTATATATAATTATTTTCATATATACGACTTTATTTTAATATTGTACGAATATTGAAGTTAAATGAATTGTTTTACAAATGCTCACATAGTTCACATGGCATATTTAACCACACACCACCATTGCACAATTTAATGTTGTAATCTATCTCTAAAATTGTACACTAAGGGAGGTGGTTTTATTCGAGTATTAAGCTGATATGGCAGTCTTATAGCTATACAATAATACTCCCTATTAAGACTGGTCTTGGAAGCACCTTCGTGTTCAATTGTTCATACACGATAACGAAACCATGTCCACACTCTTGATCATGTATACCATCCTATGTTGGCGAAATGGGCCGCCTGGGCCGATTCCGCAAATAGACAAAATGGCTCTAGCTgtccaacaaaaaaaaaacagaccCTCGACACCCTCCCGCCCACTGTGACCCACGGGCCACTGTATGGTCGCCGGTCCGAACACGGCCTCATTAGCTAGCAACAACAGCTTTCTCAAAAAAGAAAACTACAACAATAACCAGTGAGGTAACGTGATTAATCAGACAGCATCAGCTAAAACCGCCAGCTTGCCGGAGAAATGATGGCGCCGACGCCTGACCATCGCCCCAGCCGGAACGGCGGCACGAAACCGGGAGCGAGCACGGCGAGCAGCGCGACGTATGCCGACGCGatggcggcgagcgcggccacGAGCAGGACGAAGAGCAGGTACGGCCGCTTGCTCCATCGCCCCATGATCCCGAGCGCGAACGGGTACAGAAGCAGCAGGACCCACGCGTTGAACAGCAGCCCACCGGCCGCGCCGGCGATCTGCGCGAGCGACCACCCGCCGGTGGCCACCCTCCCGGCAGCCGCACCGATGGCGGCAACGTTCACGGCGATCACCACCACGGTCGGCACCAGCAGCGGCGCCCACTGCACCTCGTACAGCTCCGCGAACCTCTCCTTTGCTTCGCCGCCGCTCGCGGACTGCGGCTTCGACGTCAGCTTGAACGGCAGCCCCTTCAGGCCGACGAGCCGGAGCAGGCTGTGCAGAACAGCCGCCGGGTACACGCCCGTCGCGCCGATCATGTAGAACTGCTCGTTGCGGCACCAGTCCAGCAGCGTGAGCCCCGCCCACCTGATCTCCACCATGCCGCTCACCTCCATCATGGCGATGCCGGCGAACAGGTACACCACGTAGGTCGGGAACGGCTTCTGGATGTAGAACTCGGCACCGGACAGCCACATCAACGGGAGGAGGTCGTAGACGAAGATGAAGGCCGCCGAGATCGGGTAGACCGTCATGTTGGTGTAGGCGACGCGCTGCATCGGGTGCAGCCGCCGGCCGGCGAGGAGCGGGCAGTTGCGGGAGAAGAACATGTCCAGGGAACCCCCCGACCAGCGCAGGATCTGGTAGAGCCGCTCCGTGAGGTTGATCGGCGCCGTGCCGCGGAACGCGTCGGGCTCCATGGCGCAGTACATGGAGCGCCACCCCTTCCGGTGGATCCGGAAGCCCGTCACCACGTCCTCCGTCGCGATGTTGTACACCCACCCTACGCCGTAGCCCCACTCCGTCCCGTCCTCGTACGCGCAGGTCGAGACGTCGGTGAGCTCCGCCGTGAGCCGCCCGTCGagcgacgccggcggcgcgacgggccgTTCCTGGTGCGTGGCCAGTGGGACAGAGTTGATGAACGGCATGGAGTTGCCGAACTGCCTCCAAGGGTTGTCCAGGAGCTTGGAGAAGTCGTCGGGCTGCCACCGGGGCGGGTCGGCGCCGTAgagcgcggcgcggcggaaCATGCAGCCGGTGCCGACGTAGGAAGGCCCCTGGAGGCCGTTGAGGCCGAGGGCGGTGGCGTCGAAGAAGACGCGGTTGTGGTTGCAATACCGGTCCGTCGGGTCGACGTCGTCGAAGCGCTGGGGGAACTGGACGAACGCGGTGTCCTCGCCGTGGCGCCCGTCGAGCATGAAGCACATGGCGGCGCGGAACGCCGCCGAGTTGTTGATGTAGTGGTCGCCGTCGAAGTTGATGATGAAGGGCGCGTTGGAGAGCAGGGCCGAGACGCGCAGCTGCACGTTCATGGCGCCGGCCTTCTTCTGGTGGTCGTAACCCGGCCGCTTCTCCCGCGCGATGTACACCAGCATCGGGAGGCGCACGTCGACGGCGCTCAAATCCAGAGGGCTgtcggagctcgccggcgcgccGAGCTGAGGCTCGTCGCCCGGATGGTTCAACATAACCTGTGAAGTTAACAGCAATCAGAGCAGcaaatttgatttttttttgtatTAACCGATCAAAGTTCAAAATGAGCATAAAAATTGTACAGGACAGCAGGTTTGATCTCATCTGCAATGTACCTGAACAATGGCAGCGTGCTGTCCTTTCTTGTGGTTTTCAGCCGGCTCCATCCAGGTGCCAGGCCAATGGCTCCCATCGGCCATGTAGGTCGCGCGGGCACCATCACGTTTCGTGCTCTCGCGCTCGTACGCCTCCGACCTCTGGGGA is part of the Panicum hallii strain FIL2 chromosome 2, PHallii_v3.1, whole genome shotgun sequence genome and encodes:
- the LOC112881466 gene encoding probable mixed-linked glucan synthase 9 encodes the protein MPSPATGNDAGLADPLLPRGDGTGRAGASSKNKYRYWVPAADDKEVLAAEERGGEDGRPLLYRTFKVRGILLHPYRLINLARLIVIIQFFIWRMRHRDSDSIALWWITVVGDFWFGVSWLLNQASKVNPIRRVPNLALLNQQFDPPGGGGGGSSSSQLPGVDVFINTVDPVDEPVLCTMNSVLSILATDYPVDRHATYFSDDGGSLVHYEALLETARFAALWAPFCRKHRVEPRAPESYFAATADGPYAGDAPGQFVDDRRHVRREYEEFRERLAALFTIIPQRSEAYERESTKRDGARATYMADGSHWPGTWMEPAENHKKGQHAAIVQVMLNHPGDEPQLGAPASSDSPLDLSAVDVRLPMLVYIAREKRPGYDHQKKAGAMNVQLRVSALLSNAPFIINFDGDHYINNSAAFRAAMCFMLDGRHGEDTAFVQFPQRFDDVDPTDRYCNHNRVFFDATALGLNGLQGPSYVGTGCMFRRAALYGADPPRWQPDDFSKLLDNPWRQFGNSMPFINSVPLATHQERPVAPPASLDGRLTAELTDVSTCAYEDGTEWGYGVGWVYNIATEDVVTGFRIHRKGWRSMYCAMEPDAFRGTAPINLTERLYQILRWSGGSLDMFFSRNCPLLAGRRLHPMQRVAYTNMTVYPISAAFIFVYDLLPLMWLSGAEFYIQKPFPTYVVYLFAGIAMMEVSGMVEIRWAGLTLLDWCRNEQFYMIGATGVYPAAVLHSLLRLVGLKGLPFKLTSKPQSASGGEAKERFAELYEVQWAPLLVPTVVVIAVNVAAIGAAAGRVATGGWSLAQIAGAAGGLLFNAWVLLLLYPFALGIMGRWSKRPYLLFVLLVAALAAIASAYVALLAVLAPGFVPPFRLGRWSGVGAIISPASWRF